A section of the Thunnus albacares chromosome 6, fThuAlb1.1, whole genome shotgun sequence genome encodes:
- the kbtbd3 gene encoding kelch repeat and BTB domain-containing protein 3 encodes MDELQEPSSCITNTHSLCSSPPSSKTGSSPECNGVPENRTQLRVSESHGLQLLGVLRSFREHGLLFDFTIKVQEHSFPCHRCVLAACSDFFRAMFQVDMRERDECSVTLGNQSPAAVSSFLDFAYSGEILITDGNVDMLFQLASFLQVSVLSRACSDFLIGTMDLCNCLSLLSVAEAYGSTSLLQNANTFVVENFNDLSETQDFLEMQMNVLEACLRSDSLNVPREEAVVMSLLKWIRHDLPGRQKLLPQLLSLTRLHHLPVPTLKTLRDSDSLLCNDESCLALLSEAQSTQSQYSGLLTDARPATTQSYIYIHKTEENGEICHTFCYCLETDKWKELGMGNGEGTATMPDPPGSYLTGYAEKMFVTGGCRGNCCRAIRLHVAEPFHDATDEVWCFCPVTLTCTPAPPMLKPRTMHTAVTCLDRVYVIGGRTKGSRGGAPTLLEVEYYNPLSQSWCSVSPLPNAIFYPEASACGSIIYTLGSEVEITDSFNPSLDCFYSYDAQQDQWSRLVAEFGQFFHATLVKAVSIHNTLHLCDLSTYKVYSFCPETCVWKGEGSFECAGFNAGALGMRDRIYILGGDYSPDEITDEVQVYHSGRSQWEEVAPMPRALTEFHCQLISFNKHRDPWGDTA; translated from the exons ATGGATGAACTTCAAGAGCCATCCTCCTGTATCACCAACACCCATAGCCTCTGCAGCAGCCCTCCCAGCAGTAAAACTGGCAGTAGTCCAGAATGCAACGGGGTCCCAGAAAACCGTACCCAATTGCGGGTGTCTGAGTCACACGGACTTCAGCTGCTGGGCGTGCTCAGATCGTTCAGGGAGCACGGGTTGCTGTTTGACTTTACCATAAAAGTCCAGGAACACAGCTTTCCCTGCCACCGCTGTGTCCTTGCAGCATGCAGTGATTTCTTCAG GGCCATGTTTCAGGTGGATATGCGAGAGCGTGATGAATGTTCGGTAACACTGGGTAACCAGAGTCCAGCGGCGGTGAGTTCCTTCCTGGACTTTGCCTACTCTGGTGAGATTCTCATCACGGATGGAAATGTGGACATGCTGTTTCAGCTTGCCTCCTTTTTACAG GTGTCGGTCCTGTCCAGAGcgtgcagtgacttcctgatAGGAACAATGGATCTCTGCAACTGCCTGTCCCTCCTGTCCGTCGCTGAGGCCTACGGATCCACCTCACTCCTCCAAAATGCCAATACGTTTGTGGTTGAGAACTTCAATGACCTTTCCGAAACCCAGGACTTCCTGGAAATGCAG ATGAACGTGTTGGAGGCATGCCTAAGGTCAGACTCCCTAAACGTGCCCAGGGAGGAGGCCGTGGTGATGTCACTTCTGAAATGGATACGCCATGATCTTCCTGGAAGACAGAAGTTGCTACCACAACTGTTATCTCTAACCAGACTCCACCATCTACCTGTGCCCACACTAAAA ACTCTGCGTGACTCAGACTCTCTGCTCTGCAACGATGAGTCCTGTCTCGCCCTGCTGTCTGAGGCTCAGAGCACACAGAGTCAGTACAGTGGCCTGCTAACTGACGCCAGGCCCGCCACCACACAGAGCTACATTTATATCCACAAGACGGAGGAGAACGGAGAGATCTGCCACACCTTCTGCTACTGTCTAGAAACAGACAAGTGGAAAGAGCTAGGGATGGGGAATGGAGAGGGGACAGCCACGATGCCAGACCCGCCAGGCTCCTACCTGACTGGCTATGCTGAGAAG ATGTTTGTCACAGGTGGTTGCCGGGGAAACTGTTGCCGGGCAATACGTCTACATGTTGCCGAGCCGTTCCACGATGCTACAGATGAGGTTTGGTGCTTCTGTCCTGTGACTCTAACCTGCACACCTGCACCACCAATGCTGAAACCCCGAACCATGCACACTGCTGTGACCTGCCTGGACCGAGTTTATGTCATTGGGGGACGGACCAAAGGATCCAGAGGCGGTGCTCCCACTCTGCTAGag GTGGAGTATTATAACCCTCTGTCCCAGAGCTGGTGCTCAGTCAGCCCGCTGCCCAATGCCATCTTCTACCCTGAGGCCAGTGCTTGTGGCAGCATTATCTATACGCTGGGATCAGAGGTGGAGATCACAGACTCTTTCAACCCCTCACTGGACTGCTTCTATAGCTATGATGCCCAGCAGGACCAGTGGAGCCGCCTTGTGGCAGAGTTCGGCCAGTTCTTCCATGCTACACTGGTCAAAGCGGTGTCAATTCATAATACACTGCACCTCTGCGACTTGTCCACTTATAAG GTCTACAGTTTTTGTCCAGAAACCTGTGTGTGGAAGGGTGAGGGGTCGTTTGAGTGTGCAGGGTTCAATGCTGGAGCACTGGGTATGAGAGACAGAATCTACATCCTAGGTGGAGACTATTCCCCTGACGAGATCACCGATGAAGTTCAG GTGTACCACAGTGGCAGGAGTCAATGGGAGGAAGTGGCGCCCATGCCCAGAGCGCTCACTGAGTTCCACTGCCAGCTCATCAgcttcaacaaacacagagaccCGTGGGGTGACACAGCATGa
- the LOC122983696 gene encoding sarcolipin, with amino-acid sequence MDRSAQELFLNFMIVLITVLLMWLLVKSYQD; translated from the coding sequence ATGGACCGCTCGGCGCAGGAGCTGTTCCTCAACTTCATGATCGTCTTAATCACCGTGCTGCTGATGTGGCTGCTGGTGAAAAGTTATCAGGACTGA